One genomic region from Microcystis panniformis FACHB-1757 encodes:
- a CDS encoding MarC family protein, with product MEWSFLRNFAITLFALLNPLGMLPIFISYTARERKEVQRLVALFVSLTVLCLLLIFMFIGTAMLKFFGVTLDSFRLAGGVLLLIIGINIVNGSGAGTKELLINEQGGDYLSEAKSVYRQIVIPMAMPLLVGPGVIANVILYASEAESRVGSGTGIELILMTILVSFLVFLILAAGKWLQRLLGDIGLSITQRVMGLFVAAIGVQFMVTGLINIFVDQIVPKLPS from the coding sequence ATGGAATGGTCTTTTTTGAGAAACTTTGCCATCACTTTATTCGCCCTCTTAAATCCTCTGGGAATGCTGCCGATTTTTATTAGTTACACCGCTCGCGAACGTAAAGAAGTACAACGACTCGTGGCTCTATTTGTCTCGTTAACTGTCTTGTGTTTGTTATTGATTTTTATGTTTATCGGAACGGCAATGCTAAAATTCTTTGGCGTCACCTTAGACTCTTTTCGCCTAGCTGGTGGCGTGCTTTTGTTGATTATCGGTATCAACATTGTTAACGGTTCTGGGGCAGGGACAAAAGAGCTTTTAATTAATGAGCAAGGCGGGGATTATCTCAGCGAAGCTAAGTCAGTTTATCGGCAGATTGTTATTCCTATGGCTATGCCTTTATTAGTGGGGCCTGGGGTGATTGCTAACGTTATCCTTTATGCCAGTGAAGCCGAATCAAGGGTAGGTAGTGGTACGGGCATTGAACTGATTTTGATGACAATTTTAGTCAGTTTTTTAGTCTTTCTCATCCTCGCGGCTGGCAAATGGTTACAAAGACTTTTAGGAGATATTGGCTTGAGTATTACTCAGCGAGTTATGGGCCTATTTGTAGCGGCGATCGGAGTACAATTTATGGTGACAGGTTTGATTAATATTTTTGTCGATCAGATCGTTCCGAAACTACCATCATAG